AAACAGATACCCGCTTTTACGGATGTTCCAGGAAGGGGCGGCACCGGGAGAGGGACATTCTGAAGAACCGTGTTTTAGGAAGGTGGACATCGTCATAACCGGCCTTTCGTGGGTATTATAACCTTGAAAGTCCGGCGGGTGGGAAAATTCTCCCGCCTCGCGGTTCCGCAACAAAAAGACCATTTGCCGTGCCGCCGGCGTCATTGCATAAAGATTAAAATCATGGCTGAAAAAGAATCGGCCTTGCCGGGCCTTTTGCTGCAGATTGGCGACCTCGATTTCTTTGCCGTAGATGTTTAAATCCAAATCCGCCACATCCGAACAGCGCCGTTCCGGCCCCAGGGATTTATTTTTCAAAAGGACATCCGTCTCAAGGCCCGCATGAAGATTAACCGTTCAACGGGCGAGAGGAAAAGAAAAGAGCCTGGCTGGAGTGGTAAAAGGCAAGGCTTCAGGGCATGCAATCTGCTGTTTTCTATCCCTGCTGAACGCGCCTGACGAGATCGCCCTGCAAGGAAGAGGCAATCATCGTCAATAGGACAGATGCGCCAAAAAAATATATCCCGTTTTCTGCCTGAGCCGATGCCAACGCCCCAAGCTTGACCCACACAATAATGATGGCTGACACAAAAACATCCAGCATTGACCATTTTCCAAAAACTTCTATAAGAGCAATGACTCTCTGCCGGTGTCCAGCCTTTAACCGTATAAACCAGACAGCAGAAAGGGAAAGCAGCTTAGCGATAGGGAAGATTACGGAAAACAAGAATATGACCACTGCCAAAACATAATGCTTCTCCAGCCAAAGGTTTTCTACACCTGTCACGATCGAGTAGGTGTTACTTTCCCATAGCTTTTGGACAGTCAGGATGGGGAGCGATAATCCGATAATGAGCAAAAACATGGACACGATAATTAAAATAACGATATCAACGCGCTGAGGATAAATTTCCCGGAGAGATTTAGTTTGGGATGATTTCATTCTTTGAAGTATAGCATGATATAAAAGCGCCGCGTGATGTATCCTTCGATTCGCTCGCTTCGCCCACTCGCTTTGAGCGGTTCTTCTCGATCGGGACTGCCGCTTAACGTCTGGGCAGCTCGTTACGAAAAGGATCAAATTAAAAAGGGACACCTTGCGGTGTCCCTTTTTAAGCACGCCTCTCGCGACCGGATTTTTCACCAGGCGTCTTGAATTAACGCCAAAGGATGCTGATTTAAACCCGGCCCCCCATATTCATCAACAGGGATGCGATTATTTTGAAGATCATGCTATTGGAATTAACGCGCACGCCTCAAATGGTTGAAAAACGCTGTAAAGAAAACCGGAGACACTTAATGCGATTTTATTGAATACGGCGTGCAAGGTAAATACTTTTCCGTTCAAGTCATTGCCGGAGTAGCTGTACTCATCAAATTCTTCGGCGCGAAATTCCGGGTGCGCCGCGAGGAATTCGTCAAACGCCCGTTTTTCACCTTTGTTATCCCTGGCGAGGGGATTCCAGTCATCGAAAAAGACAACGCTGTGATCCTTAATCAGGGGCCCGATAAAATCCAGGGCCTCTTTCGTCGACGAATAGATATCACAATCGACCATGATCAAACTCGCCTTTTTTATTTTATGTTTCGCGGCGAAATCTTCGCTAAGCGTGTCGCTGTACCAGCCTTTGATGAGCGCCGCACGTTTCCAGTCCACGCCATGATCCGTGAGAAGCTTCTTTGTGTGCTGGTAATTTGACTTAAAACTTCCCGCTTTCCAATGGCCATCATCGCAAGGGGGCAGTCCTTCGAACGAATCAAATCCCCATAAACGGACATCCGAAAGGCCGGCCTTTTCCAACTCGTCATACATGCACTTCATTGACGTCCCTCGGCAAACTCCAAACTCAAAATAGTCCCCGATATTCTCTTTACCGACCTTATGCTTGAGGTATTGTATCGCTTTTCCGTAACATCGAGCGATTTCAGACTCGTTAATGAGCTTCTCCTTGTAAAGTGATAAAATTTTCTTTTGTTCACGGCCACGATTTAAGAACTTCTTTATCGGAGCGCGAATCCCGGAGGGAACCTGCATGTGCCGGTTAATCAAAACTCCAACCTGCTCTAATTTTTCCTCAAACATCACTCCCCCCCCCTTTTGGTTGATTGCATGCCTTACATTGCATTTCTTTAGATAAACAAGTCGATCGGAAAATTGACCGGGGGTAAAACCCCGTCCTATATACCATGAGTGAATAATCATGTCAACGAGACAAAACAGGACAAACCAGACAACCTCGTGCATATGGGGCAGCGCCCTTTTATCTGATCGGTCTTCAACTGCCACAATAACGTACTTATAATGCGTATTATTTTTCTGGCTCTGCCTGCGTTACTTGCCGCTCTGCGTTCAACACACAGACAGGCGCAAGACCTGATTTTTCCATGTCGAGTTTTTGCGCCGCTCCTACGGACATGTCTATTATCCTGTTGCCTGAGTACGGGCCGCGGTCGTTCACGGTCACGGTGACGTTGCGGTCGTTATCGAGATTGATGACGTTCAGCTCTGTTCCGAAAGGGAATTTTCGGCTTGCGGCTGTCAATGCCTTCGGATCATATTTCTCTCCACTGGCAGTCGGTCGACCCTTCATATGTTTACCGTACCAGGAGGCGATGCCTTCTTGAATGCATTTCAATTTGGAAACGGGGGCTTTGGCATGCGCAGAAGCATCAGCGGATGCGGGGGCGGAAGAATCGGAACCTTTAGAGCATCCAACAATTTCAAACAAGACGAGGTTAAGTAAAATGAAAAATATGGTCACGCTATTTTTGCGTTTCATGGATCCCTGCCTCTTCCATACCCGTCTGTAGTGATAGAAGACCAAATGGGGCGGTTAACAAAAGTGCGACGTTATTTTCGCACCCGGAAGATCAGGTCGTCTATCGGCGAATGCCTCCAATGCCGGTTATACGACATTTTTATCATGCGTATTCTTTAAAATTCCTCCCATCCTATCCTCGTGTAATCCAGCGGCCTACGGTACTGATATCGTCGCCAAAGCCTCTTACGGTGCCACAACCAACAGCCGTCACAACTAACAGTCCAACCAGAACAAACAAGGCCATCTTCTTCATCGCGCTCTCCTTTTGCACTCACTGTGAATAGGATATGGATGATTCAACCGTCCAAAATAATTTGGATTTACTCTTGTCACATGTCTTAAGCTGTTCTCTCTATTTCTGCTTGTTGTTATTCTATGGGATCGCGAAATTTAATCAATTGTACCTCGGTATAACCACGGATTTTTAATACCCAGGGACTCTCTTTTGAGCGCTCCTTGCCCCTGACGCGTGTTGCGGTTCAATCTCTGGTATCTCGTTACCCATAGGGATTTTCAATAGAAAAGGACACCTTCTGGTGTCCCTTTTGAAAACTCCCCCGCCAGGATTCCCCAGCTGATGAGCGCTGACACGCGCATCAAAACGCTGGGGCCTCCTCTCTACGCTCAGTCGAAACAGTTCCCCATGGTCGCTGGGCATCATGTACGGCAGGAACGTCCAAACAAAAAGGTAACCTGTAAGGCGTCCTTTTCGTTTGGTTCCCCCTGCTTGGCGATTTTTACAACTGGCTACTTTAATCCCTCGACCAGGACCACCGACACGCTCCCCACAGGGGCTTTAAGAACCGCGCGCAGACACTTCCTGGGCTCGGTTGTCAAAAAGAAAACCTCAGCGGAAATCTTCTTGATTTGCTCCTCATTAAGAAACACATACGGCTTTAAAGAGTGTGCTTCCTGCCTGCCGTAAGAGGGCATGTTGACCGCAGTCTTCGCGTGGAGCAACCCTATAAAATCATAAATTTTTTGATCCGCATAAATCTTTAACTCGACCGTATCTCCCAATTGCCAGGGGACCATCCTCAAATAAAATCCCCCGCTTAAGACATCAA
This window of the Candidatus Omnitrophota bacterium genome carries:
- a CDS encoding paraquat-inducible protein A, producing MKSSQTKSLREIYPQRVDIVILIIVSMFLLIIGLSLPILTVQKLWESNTYSIVTGVENLWLEKHYVLAVVIFLFSVIFPIAKLLSLSAVWFIRLKAGHRQRVIALIEVFGKWSMLDVFVSAIIIVWVKLGALASAQAENGIYFFGASVLLTMIASSLQGDLVRRVQQG
- a CDS encoding septal ring lytic transglycosylase RlpA family protein; the encoded protein is MKRKNSVTIFFILLNLVLFEIVGCSKGSDSSAPASADASAHAKAPVSKLKCIQEGIASWYGKHMKGRPTASGEKYDPKALTAASRKFPFGTELNVINLDNDRNVTVTVNDRGPYSGNRIIDMSVGAAQKLDMEKSGLAPVCVLNAERQVTQAEPEK
- a CDS encoding TylF/MycF/NovP-related O-methyltransferase, whose amino-acid sequence is MFEEKLEQVGVLINRHMQVPSGIRAPIKKFLNRGREQKKILSLYKEKLINESEIARCYGKAIQYLKHKVGKENIGDYFEFGVCRGTSMKCMYDELEKAGLSDVRLWGFDSFEGLPPCDDGHWKAGSFKSNYQHTKKLLTDHGVDWKRAALIKGWYSDTLSEDFAAKHKIKKASLIMVDCDIYSSTKEALDFIGPLIKDHSVVFFDDWNPLARDNKGEKRAFDEFLAAHPEFRAEEFDEYSYSGNDLNGKVFTLHAVFNKIALSVSGFLYSVFQPFEACALIPIA